The Thermodesulfovibrionales bacterium genomic sequence GGGAAGCAGTCTTTCCCTCAGGGCCACAAACTTTCTGAGCTGCTCGCCCGCAATGGAATCACCACCGAAACAGGTATCGGAGAAATGGCTCATCAGCCCCGCGATATTCAGGCTATCCATCTTCGAGATGGCGAGGATATCGTCCAGGACATTCTCGCTGTTGAGGCCGAGCCTCCCCATCCCCGTATCAACCTTGACATGGACATCAAGGGGCCGGTTCCTCCTTCTTGCCTCTTCGGAAAACCTCACCGCGGAATCGAGGTCATAAATGACAGGAATGAGATTGTATTCAAAAAACTCCGTTCCGTCGGTCTTATCGAAAAGGACAAGTATCGGGGAATGAATCCCCCCGCTCCTGAGGGTCAGGGCCTCTTCCGTATACGCCACGGCAAGACAGGAAATGCCTTCGGCCTCAAGCCTCCCCGAAACTCCAAGAGCACCATGACCGTAAGCATCAGCCTTCACCACCGCTATTACGCCGCGGTCACCGGAGAGGGTCCTGACGACATTCAGGTTGTGGGAAAGGGCGTCAAGATCTATATCCGCAACAGCTCCCCTATGCATTGTCCGATAAACGGGAGTACCCTTCTGACGGGTAGCTGACCGTCACTTCGACTCCTCTTTCTTCTCCTCCTTCTTCTCCTCGACGGGCTTCTTTGGTGTTACATCTATCTCATCGGGTTCTGAAGTCGCCTTCTTAAAGTTCCGTATCGCCTGGCCGATACCCTTTCCGATTTCGGGCAACTTTGCCCCGCCGAAAAGGACGAGCACGATTATGAGTATGACGATCAATTCCGGCATCCCTAACCCAAACATGGAACACCTCCTATCCTTTCGTAGTCTTCCGGTGTATTCACATTGACGAAGGACCTGCCCGAGGGATCAATTTCCCTGACCGTCTCCTCGTCGATGTAGCGCACCTTCAGCCTTTTCAGCAGCTCACCGGGGCTTCTCTTCTCTTCCTTGAAGATCCCTTCCATGATGGCGACTGCGTTCTTCGTGTAAATGCCGACAAGCGGCTCTGTCATACCCCTGAAGACGGGGACAACTGCGTCGACATCACTGCTCCCTTTATAAGCGTCAGCCATATGCCGCAAAAGCCCCTCATGGAGGAAGGGCATGTCACAGGCAACGAAAAAGACGGAATCCTCTCCCGTCGCCACGAGAACAGAGAATATGCCCGTTAACGGACCCCGCTCCTTCTTCAGGTCGCCGATCATGGGAAGGCCGAAATGGAAGAAATACTCGGGCTCATTGGTATTGATGATGACCCTGTCAAAGACCCCTCCCAGAACATCGATGGTGCGTTCGATAATCGTCCGCCCCTCGACAGTGAGAAGACTCTTCAGACGGGGGATCCTTCTGTTTTCGCCGCCCGAGAGGATCGCAGCGGTCAAAAGACCTCCTCGGAATCGTCATGGTATTCTCTTTCCGAGTACGGCATGAACCGTGTGCACTTCGAAAGGAAGGTTAACTTTATCGTTGCGGTAGGACCGTTACGCTGCTTCGCTATGATGATCTCGGCCTCGCCCTTGTTCGAGGGGTTGTTCTTATTGTATACCTCATCCCGGTAGAGGAAGATGATGACATCGGCGTCCTGTTCGATGGCGCCCGATTCCCGCAGATCGGCGAGGGTCGGCTTCTTCTCCCCCCGCTGTTCCACCGCCCTGTTGAGCTGGCTCAGGGCGATGACCGGAACATGCAATTCCTTCGCGAGCCCCTTCAGAGAGCGGGATATCTCCGATATCTCCTGCTCTCTCCTCTCGAAACTCCCCCTGCCCCTCATGAGCTGGAGATAATCGACCATCACAAGGCCGAGACCGCCGTGATGCTCAACCTTAAGCCGCCTCGCCTTTGCCCGCATCTCGAGGACCGATGTGCCCGATGCATCATCTATATAAATAGGTGCCTCAGCAAGTCTTCCGGCAGCGCTCGTGAGCTTATGCCAGTCCTCCTTTCTGATAAACCCCTTCCTCACACTGTTGGAATCGACCATCGCCTCCGCGCAGAGCATCCTCATCGCAAGCTGTTCCTTCGACATCTCGAGACTGAAGATGGCGACAGGTTCTCTCATCTCGAGAGCGACATGCTGTGAGACATTGAGACCCAGCGCCGTCTTGCCCATAGACGGTCTGCCGCCGATGATAACGAGGTCGCCCGGCTGAAACCCCGTTGTCAGCTCGTCCAGCTCCTTGAATCCTGACGGTACGCCCGTGACCGCCTCCTTCCTGTCATAGAGGCGCTCGATCATCTCGAAGCTGCTCTTTATCACTTCCTTGAGGGGAAAAAACGAGGTCTTCGTCCGCCTGTCGGAGACATCGAATATCGTCTTCTCGGCATAATCGACGAGTTCATCGGCCTCGAGTGAGGACTCATAGACCTTCGCAGCGATCTCCGTCGTCGATCTCAACAGGCTTCGGATGAGGGCCTTCTCCTTGACGATCTTCGAATGATACCGCACATTCGCAGAGGTCGGGACCTGCGCGGCTATGTTCGAGAGATACGTGACGCCTCCGACCGCATCGAGGTCGTTCCTCCTCTTCAGGGTATCGGTAACCGTGATGAGGTCTATCGCTTCATTCTTTTCATAGAGTTCCACCATCGCGTCGAATATCCTCCGGTGGGAGTCACGATAGAAATCATCCTGGGAAAGGATCTCAAGCGCCTTTGAAATGGCCTCGTTGTCGAGAAGGATGGCCCCGAGAACGGACTGCTCCGCTTCGAGGTTTTGAGGAGGGAGCCGGTCAAGGGTTAGGTCAGAATCCCTCATTCCGCGACTACATGGACGGTTATCTGGGGAACGACCTCGGGATGGATTTTCACCCCCACCGAGTACGAGCCGAGTCTCTTGATCGGCTCATCGAGGATGATCTTCTTCCTGTCGACATCGAACCCCTCTTTTTTCAGCGCTTCAGCGATGTCCATCGTCGTGATGGAACCGAAAAGCTTCTCTTCCTCTCCCGCCTTTGCGATCAAGGTGACGGCGGTCTTCGACAGTCTTTCCGAGAGATCCTGGGCCTCGTTCCTGATCTTCCGTGCATGCTCTTCAATCTTCTTTTTCTCATGTTCCAGGGACCTCATATTCTTGACATTCGCCTCGACGGCGAGGTTCTTCGGTATGAGGAAATTCCTCGCGTACCCGTCGGCCACATCCACGACACTGCCCATGGTCCCGAGACTTTTCACGTTTTCCTTCAGGATAACTTTCATTCCGCTAACCCCCTTGTATGAGAAAAGGTATAATTCATACTGCGATCGATGCTTCTCCGATTTCAAGAAATTATACCATAAATTTCTTCCGAAAATTTCCTCCGATTTGGACCGCCCTCAGACTTCGGGAAGAGCTCCTCGCCGAAGGTCTCGGCATGACGTGACGGAGAGGAACCGGTATGAGGGGGAGCGCAGTGAGGCATCAGGTGCTACTGCTCTATTGCCGGCAGGCACAGAGAATTCGCCATCGGGATGCGGAGCCGGCAGCTCAGGCTTCGTCTGATGCTTCCCGTCTCCTTATTATCCACACGTTTCCGAAGTCCCTTTCTTGGTAGGCCCTCGCAAGCCCCAGCCTCACGAGTTCAAGGATAGCGATAAAGGTCACGATGAGAAATGAGCGTGTTAATCTCCCATCGAGCAAATCCTCAAAACGCACGGCCTTCTGATTGTCAAGCCTTTCGATGATGGAAGATATCCTGTCTTTAACGGTCAGCGTCTCCCTCGTTATGGAGACAGTCTCGGGCGGAGCCTTGTCAAGGAGCTTCTTGAATGCGGTAAGGAGATCAACGATGCTCAGCTCGAAGAGGTTGAGGCCCTCAAGCTCCGGCTCCCCGGTCATGAAAAGGTGCGGTTCCTTTCCGTGGTCCAGACCCTCAGCGAACAGGCCGTCTTCAGACGACGTCTCTTTCCCCTGCACCTCGCCGACCGAGGGGCTCCGGAAGAAGACGTCGCTCCAGACCTCCTCCCGCTCCCTGAATGTAAATGTCGCATCTTTAAACGCCTGGTATTCAAGCAACCGTTGGACGAGTTCAAATCGCGGGTCTTCCTCCGCTTCCTTCTCCACCTCTTCATCCACAGGAAGAAGCATCCTCGACTTGATATGGATGAGTGTCGCAGCCATAAGGAGAAACTCGCCGGCGATATCGAGATTGAGTTCTTTCATCATGCCTATATATTGGAGATATTGGTGTGTAATGAGCGCTATGGGGATGTCGTAAATGTCTATCTTGTTCTCCCTGATGAGATGAAGGAGCAGATCAAGGGGACCTTCAAAGGCAGGGAGTTTTATGCTGTAAACATCTTCCATGAGAGACTATTCTACCATACCATGCCGCAGCGAAGGCGAAGGTTCGCCCTGCCGGCCAGATCGAATGAGGGATGCGGATGCTCAGACGGTGAATTTCTGCAGTTCCAGGAGAAGATTCTGGGCCTCTTCCTTCAATGAGCTTATCCCCGCGCTCATCGCGTCGGCCGAATCTATCAAGTTGCCCGTCGTATTCTGAATCTTGTCCATAGACTGAACAATCTCAGTGTTCTTCTGCTTCTGTCTGCCCGTAGCCTTTGCTATCTGGCCCGCCTGCTGCGTGACGTTCTCTATGGCGCCCGCTATCTGCTTGCTGCCGCTTTTCTGTTCGCCTATCGCTATCTTCACCTGATGGGAAATCTCCTTCATCTTTTCCGTCGCATCGATGATGAACCTGCTCCCCCTGCTCTGTTCCTGCAATGCTACGGAGATGTTTTCGACCTGCTTCGACATGCCCTTTGTAGCCTCGGTTATCTGCTTGATAACCTGTGATTCCTCGGATGTCGCTCTCTGTATCGCCTTCGACATCTCCGTCGCGACCTGTGAACTCTCTACTATTCCCCCGAGGGCAGTGTTCACCTCCTGCACAAGCTTCAGGCCTTGCTCGACTGTCCGAATGCCCTCCCCCGCCATTTCGACACTCGACCTCGTATCGTCCTGCACAGAGGTAATCAGTTCCGCTATCTCCTTTGTCGAGACCGATGTCCTCTCGGCAAGGCTCTTTATCTCATCGGCGACAACGGCGAAGGCCCTGCCGTGCTCCCCCGCCTGCGCAGCGAGAATGGCCGCATTCAGTGCGAGAAGATGTGTCTGGTCCGCGATATCGTCTATGACGTTGAGGATCTCTCCGATATCCCCGGATCTTTTGCCGAGGACGTTTATGACATCGGAGAGGGCGCCGACGCTCTTCCGGATATTTTCCATCCCTTCCATCGCCGCATTCGCGGCACTGATTCCCCTGTCGGAGGCGTCCGTCATGACTTTCTCGGCCAGCTCGACAGATTTATTCGCGTGATCTTCGATTTCCTTGACCGTCGCGTTCACTTCGGAAGTGGAAGACGCTATCTCGTCCGACGATAACGACAGGTTCTCAAGGCTCTGCGAGATCTGCTTGATACTGGATATCATCTCTTCGATGGATGCGGCAGTCTCCTGCGCCGACTCATAAAACACATTCGCGTTATCGGCAACACTTTCGATCGATTTCGCCATCTGCATCATCGCAGATGATGTCTCTACTGCCGAATCGGAGAGGCTCTCCGCGCTCACCGCTACGCTCGAGGTAGAATCGTTCATCTCGGAGATCGCGACGGAAGTTACTTCGATGGTACGCTTCTGGAGGTCCGCGACGGCCAAGACGCTCTGCGACGAGGTGACGATGTTTGCCGTAACCTGGGAAACGCCGTTCGTGACATTTCGTATCTTCGAAAGCATGTCCTTCAGATTGAAGGCCATCCTGTTTATGGCGCTGCCGAGAGACGCGATCTCGTCGTTACCCCTGATGGTGACCGCCGACGTGAGGTCACCGGCGGCGACTCTCTCGGCGGCTTTCTCCATGCCCATGATCGGCAAGGTGATAAACCGGGAGATCGAAAAGAATACGACGATGAGTGACACGAGAAAACTCACCGCCGAGATCCCGAGCGCCCAGAAGAGAAGCGCGTAGAGCTGAGAATTGATCTCCTCCGACTTAATCCCGAGACGAAGGGCGCCCGCTATTTTCCCCTCCGCATTGGTCAGAGGGAATGAGAGGTCATAAAAGGAACCGGCCTTTTGCGTGAGCATCTTGGTCGAGGACGCAGCCTTCGCCGACACATCGTCCTTTAACTCTTTGCCCAGGCTTGATTGCTGAGTGTGGAAGAGGACCTTGCGGTTTGCGTCGATGACCATGGCATATCCCACGGCCTTATCCCGTGACATCAACTCCTGGAGTTTCTCGTTCACGCCGTCTATCGACTCGAGCGGAACACCGAGACTCAGCGCCCTGCCGAGGTCCCTCTGCAGCGAGTCGCCCACAGCGTTACTCTTGGCAAGAATAGCATTCTTATACTTGTTCGAGGCAACATAGGTGAGGACAGCGGTATTCACTCCGATGATGAGAAAGAGTATGCCCGCAACAGCCAAGACCGCCTTCTTCTGAAGTTTCCCCGACTTCATTTTATGACCTTCGTCGCCGAAGTGAGCAGATCTAACGGTACCTTGAGTCCCATATCAGTCGCCTCCTTCAGGTTTATAATCATATCGATCTTTTTCGGCTGTTCCACAGGAAGCGCAGACGGCTTCGCCCCCTTGATTACCTTCGCCGCCATCTTCGCCGCCTCCTTGCCCTGTTCGGAAGGGTTCGCCGCCAGGGTGAGGATGACGCCGCTCGCCTCGCCGCCCTCGATGGTCGCGGCCGTCGGTATCTTCGCTTTCCGTGCCACAACAACAATGTTATTGACGCAGTGCATGGCGGCACAGCCCGTGGTGAGAAAGAGGCCTTCAATATTCGCTATCTTCGAAGCATCCTCGGCCTTCTTGATATTAAACCGCACCGACTGGAATCCGAGAGAACCTTCGAGTTGCTTCACCTCGTTCGCCTGCACCACGGTATCCTTCTCGACGTCGTTGAAAACGACCCCCAGTTTCGAGAAATTTCCTATGCTTTTCAGATTCTTGATCAGACTCGCCACAGGCACTTTCGAACTCACCCCCGTTGCGTTCTTTCCCGTTACGCCGACCGCCTGAGGGTCATAAACACCCGCAAAAACGATAGGGATGTCGGACGTTTCACCCATCGCCGCTATGGTAGCGGGGGCACCGTAGGCGATGATGACCGAGGAGCCGACGGCAACGAGTTTCCGCGCAGCATTTGTCCATGACATCACTTCCGGAGTGGGACTCTGGACAACGACATCGACCTTCCCTGCAGCGAAGAGGCCTTCTTCGGTCAGGCCTTCGATGAGCCCCTTATGGATGTCTTTGTAATAGGGGATATTACCCGTCATGATCACGCCGATCGTCTTTTCGGCTGCAACGACAGGGAACGCTGTTCCCAGGATGGCGATAACGAGCACGAAAGACAGGAACAAAGCAGTTCCGCACTTCGACACGACTTTTTCAATCACCGTTTCAGCGTCCCCGATATCGGTCACCATTACCACCTCTTCGCGAGCGTTACATAAATGATCTGAGCCCTGCCGTCTTGCACGTCACCGTAAGGATTGTTGTTGACATTATTCAAATCACTGTACTGGTACCGCAGACCGAGCGCATAACCGCATTTGAACCGGTATTCTCCCGAGACAAAAAAGAGCGTCTCCCGCGTATTCAGCAGAGAGAACGCCGCAACGGAGACCGGCTGAAGGAGAGCGGGGTCGGACGGGAAGAATCCGCCGCTGCTGGTCGTATAATTCACCCCTGCGTTGAGGTTCAAGTTTTCTTTCGGAAGATAGGTGAGCGTGAGCCCATAATTGTGCGTCATATCCTCAAACGGAACGTTGGGGTCTACATTAACATTACTGGCCAGGTCCTGAAAGGCTATATCCTGCGTAGTATTATTGTGCATATAGGCATAACTCGCCGTAGCAGAAAGGTCTTTGAGGATGAGGAACGTGACACTCCCCACAACGCTGCTGACCTTCACAGACCTGTTCAACGCATCAGTGGTATCGGTAAAACTGAGGTCGTCCCTCTTCTGGCTCGATATGTTGTACGTGAAGAGTGCGTTGACTGCGGGCACGGGTATCCATGAAAGTTGTACCGAACCTGCATTCGAATTATTGGGAACGGTATTCACAGGAGGATTGTCGACACTCGTGTAGACGTATCGTGCCTTGAGTGTCAAATTCTTCATGAGCCGCACATCGGCCCAGAATGATGCGACGTTGCTGTACGTAGATACCGGGAGGTTCCATAAGGCTGCATTTTCCCTCGTCGTACTCCCGTAGGTGTAATTCGCCCATAGGGTCAGCGGCGAGAACGGCTTGTACCTCACGGTGCCGGAGATGGTATTGTTTATTGATGAAATAGAGGGTTTTACAGGATAGATAAAGGTGTTCGCCGGATTCGTTATGTCGGTCAGCGAAACCAACGCCGGGTTGTCGATGTCGGCTTCGCGGTATTTGTATTTCAGGAAGACCGCGAGCTGGGGCATCGGAACCCAGGTTACCGCGCCGTAGCCGATGAGATAATCAGCCTTCGCGCCGCTATCGTTGTTCTTGCTTTCCAGTTGTGTAAGCGTTGCAGACAAGACTAGACCCCCGGTATAGTTCGTATGGATCTTGACGGTATTGGAGGAACCATCAAAACCGGGTATGAGGTTGTGAGGAAATACCCCCGCCGGCCTTTCCAACGAAGCGTTATAGGCATCATAGAGAACGGTTTGCCCCCCGGGACTGAATCTCTCTTCACCGTGGGCGTAATCGATCTCTATCGGCCCGAGATGACTGTTCGCACCGATGGTGAACGTCTTCGTGTCGAGGTCGATATTCCTCGCCTGTGAAACCCTCACGATATTGTTAAAGCTGCCGGACCCCCCGAGGAAGAGCTGCTGCATTAACCCGTTTTTTTCGATGAGGCCGCCATCGACGTAAAAGTGGAGGGGAAAATCGGGCATCTTCAACCTCAGGGATGCTGTATTGATTCCGGTCCTCACCCCGTACTCCACACCTGGATCCCTTACATCAACGGTGGGAGCCGTGGGTATGGGAACCGGATTAAGGTCTATGAGCAGAATATTCGGAAGGTTTTGGAATAACGACCTGCTAATTCCCCTGAAGAGGATGAGGTCTTTGTAGGAATAACTGAGGTCTCCGTAATAGTCCTTTTCATTATTCACATCGACATCTAGATGCAGCCTGTTCGGAAAGGAAAAGACCCTCAACTCTCCGCCTCCCGCAAGGGAGTTGTGGAGATATTCATACTGATCGGCCGTCGGCGAGCCGTTCACATTTACAAACCGGTAGCCCCCGAAAAGGGAGATTTCAGGCTTTATCTTCGGAAAGGTATAGACCTCTTCTGCAGGACGCTCTTCCGAAGTCATCTCCTGACCCGCGGGAGCAACCTCCGGCGCCTTCACCTCAGGAACAGCCTCTCCAGAATCGGTCTCCTGAGCCGGCACGGTACTCCCAAGAATCATCAACACGAGAAACACGATACAGGATATCTTTTTCATCTCTCCCTCCTACTGGGTGAACCATCCCCTGCCGCTTGCAGAGGGAAGGTCCGTGCCGTGGATCTGGGAATGACAATCTGTGCACTTCGTATAAAACGCCCCTTTGCTTCCCAGCGTGGCTCTCGCAGACGATGTACTGTGTCCCGAATGGCACTGAAGGCAAAGGAAAGGCTCTCCCACGGTGAGCAGGTTCCTGTATACCGAGCCGTGCGCGCTGTGGCAGGTTCTGCAGTCCTCGGTAGTTTCAGCATGCTCGAAGACGAAAGGGCCCTGCTTTTCCGCGTGGCACTGGGTGCATAACTCCTTGATGGTCGCCTTTCTTAAGGACTTCTCATTAATCGAGCCGTGAGGGTCGTGGCAGTCGGTGCAGTAAATCTTTCTCTCCGGAACGGGATGGTGGCTCAACAGGGTGAACGATGCGAAGATCGCACCGTGACACCCCTCGCACATCGTCGCGGTCTGCCTCCGTCTGACCGTAAGATCCGGTCCCTGATGGACATTATGACACGAGAAGCATGAAACATCGCTGATCGCATGGGTGCTTGCGTTCCAGTTGTGGAGATTGAACGTCGCATTGGCAGCATGGCATTTAAGGCATATGAGAGACTGGGCTATTGCGGGAAGATTCTTTATATCAACGAGGGTCTTATACTCACAGGCGGTCCTCTTGCCCTCCTTTGCGTCCATCTCGACCTTCTCCGGGGTTATCCCCTCAATCGCAAGGCTCCCCGGCCCATGGCACGATTCGCAGTCCACCAAGGGCATGCCGGATTTCCGCGAAAGCTGGGCTCCCATGGTGCTCGCATCGAAATCGCGTTTTATCTGGTCATGGTAGTGGCACGCGGAAAGACACGTCTGGGTACCGACGTAATTCGCGTCAATCCTTCCCACGATCATCTTTTCGTATTCCTTCATCGGCAGGATGGGTTTTGCGGACTTGAGCGATTCGCACCCTGAAAGCGCAATCGTCAAAACTGAGAGGAATAAAAAGATGCTTCTCAATACGATCATGCCCTGCACCTCCATGCTTCTTCAGTTTCCCTACTGTATCTCCCGGCTCACCTTCAGCCGCTGTTATAGCACCACGTATCGCCCGGACGCCCCTTGCCAGAGGCGATTCTCGCACGATACCTGCTTAAACAGCTATATATATAGCAACTTTACAGACAAAATGCAACAAAAAATTGGCCTTCTCATCAGTGTCTTTCCCCTGACGTTTTCTTTGCCCAAACCGGGTTCTTCTCTCTATAAGTATCTCGGCAAACTGACTACGTTTCCCTTTCCCGTTCTGCCTTGCAAAAAAGACCGGCCCTGTGCTAAGCTTACAGCCTGTAAAAACACGCACGCCCTCAACTATTCCCTTCGCGGTCCCTCTGAGAGGGTGAAGGGGAAGGGGCGGAGGAAAAAACCGGAGGAGGAAGACATGGTTGCGACGATGAAGGAGCTGCTTGAGGCCGGAGTCCATTTCGGCCATCAGGTGAAGAGATGGAACCCGAAGATGAAACGCTATATCTTCGGAGAGAGAAACGGTATCTATATCATTGACCTTCAGAAGACCCTGAAGGGCCTCGAAGAGGCATTTCACTTCGTCAGGAATACCTCTGCTAAGGGTGGTTCGATACTCTTTGTGGGGACCAAGAAGCAGGCGCAGGACGCGATCCAAGACGAATCCCGGCGCGCCGGCGCTTTCTTTGTAAACCAGAGGTGGCTCGGAGGGATGCTGACGAACTTCGCTACAATTAAGAAAAGCATCGAGCGTCTCAAGAGCATCGAAAGGATGAAAGAAGACGGGACCTATGAGGCCCTCTCAAAAAAGGAGGTTGCTGCTCTCGAGAAAGAGAGGACCAAGCTCGACAGAAACCTGATCGGCATGAAAGAAATGCCTGTGCTGCCCGGAGCTGTTTTTATTATAGACCCCAAAAAGGAGAAGATCGCCATCGCCGAGGCGAAGAAACTCTCTATTCCGATCGTTGCCGTCGTCGATACGAACTGCGACCCCGACGAGGTGGATTATGTGATACCGGGGAACGATGATGCGATTCGGGCGATAAAGTTGATAACGGGGAAGATGGCGGAGGCGGTTCTCCAGGGGAAGGAGAGTGCCACGAAGGCCGCTTCGCTGGAGGCAGAAAAGGCAGCGATAGAGGAGAAGGTGGAACAGGAAGAGGCCGCAGAGGCCCTCGCAGACGCGGCACTCGAGAGTCCCCGTGGCGTTGCGGATACTAAGGCGGAGGTGTCACGGTGACGATATCAGCGGATAAGGTCAAGGAACTGAGAGAAAAGACCGGGGTCGGCATGATGGAGTGCAAGAAGGCACTCACCGAGGCCGCCGGTGACTTCGAAAAGGCCCTGACGGTACTGAGACAGAAGGGTCTCGCAACCGCGACAAAAAAGGCAGGGAGAACCGCTGCCGAAGGGATTATAGGTTCATATATCCATCACACGCATAAGATCGGGGTCCTCCTGGAGGTAAACTGTGAGACCGACTTTGTCGCGAAAACGGACGATTTCAGAACTCTGGTGAAAGATATCGCTGCGCAGATCGCTGCTGCCAATCCGACCTATGTCTCACGGGAAGAGGTGCCCCAGGACGTCATCGAAAACGAGAAGGCCATTTACCGGGCGCAGGTCGCCGATAAGCCCGCACAGGTCGTGGAAAAAATCGTCGACGGCAAACTGGATAAGTTTTTCGATGAGACCTGTCTCCTTGATCAAGTGTTCATCAAGGACCCCGAGCATAAGCTTAAGATAAAGGACCTCGTTACTGAAAAGATCGCGAAGCTCGGAGAGAATATCGTCGTCCGACGTTTTGCCAGATTCCAGGTAGGAGAACGTTCGTAAGTCATTCAGCAGTCGGAAGCATAGGTCTCTCTATCAATAATCAATGACGAAGAACCTCCGTTATAAAAGGATACTCCTGAAGCTCAGCGGGGAAGCCCTCATGGGCGAAAAAGGGTACGGCATCGAGTCCGCCGTGGTCCACGATATGGCTTCCGAGATACGGGAAATTGTGCAGATGGGGGTCGAAGTTGCCGTGGTAATCGGCGGGGGGAACATCTTCCGAGGCGTCGAGGCGAGCGTAAAGGGAATGGAACGCGCCTCTGCCGATTACATGGGAATGCTCGCCACCGTGATTAATGCGCTCGCCCTCCAGAATGCACTCGAGAAGATAAAGGTCCAAACAAGGGTCCAGTCAGCGATAGAGATGCAGGAACTGGCCGAGCCTTACATCAGGAGGAGAGCGATCCGGCATCTCGAAAAGAGGCGGGTTGTCATCTTCGCCGCAGGGACCGGCAATCCCTATTTCACGACCGATACGGCCGCCGCCCTGAGGGCGATGGAGATCGGCGCCGAGATAATACTCAAGGCGACAAAAGTTGACGGGATTTACTCCTCCGATCCGATAAAAGACCCATCGGCGAAGAGATATGGCACCATCTCCTATATGGAGGTCCTCAGGAAGGGACTGTCCGTCATGGACTCTACCGCAATTTCCCTCTGTATGGACAACAGCCTTCCGATTATGGTATT encodes the following:
- a CDS encoding alanine racemase → MHRGAVADIDLDALSHNLNVVRTLSGDRGVIAVVKADAYGHGALGVSGRLEAEGISCLAVAYTEEALTLRSGGIHSPILVLFDKTDGTEFFEYNLIPVIYDLDSAVRFSEEARRRNRPLDVHVKVDTGMGRLGLNSENVLDDILAISKMDSLNIAGLMSHFSDTCFGGDSIAGEQLRKFVALRERLLP
- a CDS encoding twin-arginine translocase TatA/TatE family subunit yields the protein MFGLGMPELIVILIIVLVLFGGAKLPEIGKGIGQAIRNFKKATSEPDEIDVTPKKPVEEKKEEKKEESK
- a CDS encoding molybdenum cofactor guanylyltransferase yields the protein MTAAILSGGENRRIPRLKSLLTVEGRTIIERTIDVLGGVFDRVIINTNEPEYFFHFGLPMIGDLKKERGPLTGIFSVLVATGEDSVFFVACDMPFLHEGLLRHMADAYKGSSDVDAVVPVFRGMTEPLVGIYTKNAVAIMEGIFKEEKRSPGELLKRLKVRYIDEETVREIDPSGRSFVNVNTPEDYERIGGVPCLG
- the dnaB gene encoding replicative DNA helicase, producing the protein MRDSDLTLDRLPPQNLEAEQSVLGAILLDNEAISKALEILSQDDFYRDSHRRIFDAMVELYEKNEAIDLITVTDTLKRRNDLDAVGGVTYLSNIAAQVPTSANVRYHSKIVKEKALIRSLLRSTTEIAAKVYESSLEADELVDYAEKTIFDVSDRRTKTSFFPLKEVIKSSFEMIERLYDRKEAVTGVPSGFKELDELTTGFQPGDLVIIGGRPSMGKTALGLNVSQHVALEMREPVAIFSLEMSKEQLAMRMLCAEAMVDSNSVRKGFIRKEDWHKLTSAAGRLAEAPIYIDDASGTSVLEMRAKARRLKVEHHGGLGLVMVDYLQLMRGRGSFERREQEISEISRSLKGLAKELHVPVIALSQLNRAVEQRGEKKPTLADLRESGAIEQDADVIIFLYRDEVYNKNNPSNKGEAEIIIAKQRNGPTATIKLTFLSKCTRFMPYSEREYHDDSEEVF
- the rplI gene encoding 50S ribosomal protein L9, which codes for MKVILKENVKSLGTMGSVVDVADGYARNFLIPKNLAVEANVKNMRSLEHEKKKIEEHARKIRNEAQDLSERLSKTAVTLIAKAGEEEKLFGSITTMDIAEALKKEGFDVDRKKIILDEPIKRLGSYSVGVKIHPEVVPQITVHVVAE
- a CDS encoding segregation/condensation protein A; this translates as MEDVYSIKLPAFEGPLDLLLHLIRENKIDIYDIPIALITHQYLQYIGMMKELNLDIAGEFLLMAATLIHIKSRMLLPVDEEVEKEAEEDPRFELVQRLLEYQAFKDATFTFREREEVWSDVFFRSPSVGEVQGKETSSEDGLFAEGLDHGKEPHLFMTGEPELEGLNLFELSIVDLLTAFKKLLDKAPPETVSITRETLTVKDRISSIIERLDNQKAVRFEDLLDGRLTRSFLIVTFIAILELVRLGLARAYQERDFGNVWIIRRREASDEA
- a CDS encoding methyl-accepting chemotaxis protein, encoding MKSGKLQKKAVLAVAGILFLIIGVNTAVLTYVASNKYKNAILAKSNAVGDSLQRDLGRALSLGVPLESIDGVNEKLQELMSRDKAVGYAMVIDANRKVLFHTQQSSLGKELKDDVSAKAASSTKMLTQKAGSFYDLSFPLTNAEGKIAGALRLGIKSEEINSQLYALLFWALGISAVSFLVSLIVVFFSISRFITLPIMGMEKAAERVAAGDLTSAVTIRGNDEIASLGSAINRMAFNLKDMLSKIRNVTNGVSQVTANIVTSSQSVLAVADLQKRTIEVTSVAISEMNDSTSSVAVSAESLSDSAVETSSAMMQMAKSIESVADNANVFYESAQETAASIEEMISSIKQISQSLENLSLSSDEIASSTSEVNATVKEIEDHANKSVELAEKVMTDASDRGISAANAAMEGMENIRKSVGALSDVINVLGKRSGDIGEILNVIDDIADQTHLLALNAAILAAQAGEHGRAFAVVADEIKSLAERTSVSTKEIAELITSVQDDTRSSVEMAGEGIRTVEQGLKLVQEVNTALGGIVESSQVATEMSKAIQRATSEESQVIKQITEATKGMSKQVENISVALQEQSRGSRFIIDATEKMKEISHQVKIAIGEQKSGSKQIAGAIENVTQQAGQIAKATGRQKQKNTEIVQSMDKIQNTTGNLIDSADAMSAGISSLKEEAQNLLLELQKFTV
- a CDS encoding ABC transporter substrate-binding protein, encoding MVTDIGDAETVIEKVVSKCGTALFLSFVLVIAILGTAFPVVAAEKTIGVIMTGNIPYYKDIHKGLIEGLTEEGLFAAGKVDVVVQSPTPEVMSWTNAARKLVAVGSSVIIAYGAPATIAAMGETSDIPIVFAGVYDPQAVGVTGKNATGVSSKVPVASLIKNLKSIGNFSKLGVVFNDVEKDTVVQANEVKQLEGSLGFQSVRFNIKKAEDASKIANIEGLFLTTGCAAMHCVNNIVVVARKAKIPTAATIEGGEASGVILTLAANPSEQGKEAAKMAAKVIKGAKPSALPVEQPKKIDMIINLKEATDMGLKVPLDLLTSATKVIK